The genome window GTGGCGTAGTCACCGTCCTTGATCAGGTTGCGGAACTTGGTGCTGCCGGTGATGTTGGTGCGCTCACCGATGTTGATGAAGCCCTTGTCCTTGGTGACATTCAGCGGTTCGAGACCGGACAGCCGCGTGATCGGCTCGTGCGCCGGGGGCACGCGCGGCTTGATCTCGCGCACCGCGTTGGCGATGGCCTCGATATGGCTCGGCTGCGTGCCGCAGCAGCCGCCAACGAAGTTGATGAATCCGGCCTGGGCAAACTCGGCGACGATCTCGGCGGTTTCCTCCGGCTCCTCGTCGTACTCGCCGAAGGTGTTGGGCAGGCCCGCGTTGGGGTAGCACGACACATTGCAGTCGGCGAGCTTGGAAAGCTCCTCGATGTAGGGGCGCATATCGCGGCCACCCAAGGCACAGTTCAGGCCCACGGCCAGCGGCTCGGCGTGACGGATCGAGTTCCAGAAGGCCTCGGTGACCTGACCGGAGAGGGTGCGGCCGGAAGCGTCGGTGATCGTGCCCGAAATGATGATGGGCAGCTTGATCTCCTTCTCCGCAAAAACGGTATGCGCGGCGAAGATCGCCGCCTTGGCGTTGAGCGTGTCGAAAATCGTCTCGATCAGGATCAGATCGACACCACCGTCGATGAGGCCGTGAATCTGCTCGCTGTAGGCCCGGACCAGCTCGTCGAAGCTGGTGTTGCGCTTGCCCGGGTCGTTGACGTCCGGGCTGATGGAGGCGGTACGGTTGGTCGGGCCGACGGCGCCGGCTACGAAGCGCGGACGCTCGGCGGTGGCACGCGAGTCGGCCGCCTCGCAGGCGAGCTTGGCCGCTTCCACATTCAATTCGTAGGCCAGCTCCTCCATGTGGTAGTCGGCCATCGAGATGAACTGGCAGTTGAAGGTGTTGGTGCCGATGACGTCGGCGCCGGCATCCAGATAGGCGCCGTGCACCTCCTTGATCAGTTCCGGCTGCGTCAGCACCAGCAGGTCGTTGTTGCCGGCCAGATCGGACTCCCAGTCCTTGAAGCGCTCGCCGCGGTAATCGGCCTCGCCCAGCTTGTAGGACTGGATGCGCGTTCCCATCGCCCCGTCGAGCACGAGGATCCGCTCAGAAAGGTGCTTGCGGATTTCCTCTTCGGTGTGGCGGGTACGCTGGGTCTGACGTGGGTCGTCCATTATCTTCTTCAGTACAGATGAACCGATGATTATATCCTGTTATCCGGATAAGCGGATACCCCTAAGCCGGAATCAGTTCGGATCGAGACATCGTCCGCGTAGCCAGTCGGCCACCGCAGCGCCCGTTCCGCCGGGCCATGGGCGCAGTTTCTCCGGCGCGATGCGGCGGTAGTCGTCGAGCTCCTCATTGAGCCGGATCTCGCCTTCCGCGCGCACGTGATAGGCGATGATGAGCTGGTTCATGCGCGCGAACTCGTAATGGCCGACGAAGGCCTCGACGCGACCGGCCAGCGCCAGCTCTTCTTCAACCTCTCGCAGCACGCCCTGTTCGGGCGTCTCGCCAGCCTCCAGAAAGCCGGTGATCAGCCCGTACCACTTGGGCGGCCAGCTGCGGTTGTGGGCCAGCACGATGTGGCCGTCGTGCTCGACGATGGCAGCCACAACCGGCGTCGGATTGTTCCAGTGGATGTAGCCGCAGCTCTCGTCTGTGCAGACGCGGCGCAGTGCCTCGCCGCGCTCGGCGTCGATCAAGGGGGCGGCGCAATGGGGGCAGTAGCGAAAGACCGCCGTCATGCCGGCACCGCCACGAAGCGATTGTCCTGACGCATGGCAATACCGTCGTCGCCGGCGATCGTTATCGCCACTTCAACCGAAGCGCGCTCGCCACGCGTCAGAGCTTCGCGATATGCCGCAGCGGCCTCCGCCTGCCAGCCCGCTTCGGCGATCAGATCCGCATGCAACGGGCGCTGATAACGGCTACGACTG of Algiphilus aromaticivorans DG1253 contains these proteins:
- a CDS encoding NUDIX domain-containing protein; protein product: MTAVFRYCPHCAAPLIDAERGEALRRVCTDESCGYIHWNNPTPVVAAIVEHDGHIVLAHNRSWPPKWYGLITGFLEAGETPEQGVLREVEEELALAGRVEAFVGHYEFARMNQLIIAYHVRAEGEIRLNEELDDYRRIAPEKLRPWPGGTGAAVADWLRGRCLDPN